ACATCCGTCTTAagtgaaaccaaaacaggaCATCCAGAGTCTTCTGTCTATTCTGAACCTGTGATTTTTCCATCATACTTGACGAACGTTACGGCAGGAAGCTGTAGGGAAGAGTCCGCTGGGAGTGCCCTGAAACAGGCTCCTGCTTTTACAACAGCCGGTTGTGCAAGTACAGCAACTTTTCTAATCTCACTACAGATTAAACCTCATTTCCTGCACAAAGGAAACTGGAGGGGTAACAGTGTCCATAGAGGAATATCATACAAACAGaactctggaggaggaggaaaggacagagagagagataatgatTGAGTGTtctggaaaagagagaaaagtatgGATGGAAAGAATATGtagaaggaggagaagggaaaCTGACCACTTAAGAAAAAATGaaggaagtaaaaaaagaagaaatgaatggACAGGATTTatggaggagaaaatgatgaattgaTAGTTAAAGAGGGACCCATGGCTCTAGCTGGAGATGGACAAGATAGCCGACGTGTCTTTAGCCTTGTCGAACAAGATGGATGTCTCATTGGCTGCCTTCAGTTTGACCTGGGCGGAGCCTGGCGAGCCTTGAGTCGTGTTTGGCTGACactcctgacagcagcagcagcagcagtccatGAAGGCCTGACCGAGAGCCTGAAACACAGCAACATCTCTAGTCTCTGACCACAGCAGCTTAATTAAAGTATGACAACATCTCTGAGTGTTGGTTAACTGCTATTCCCCCACTTTTGTTATCTGACCATCAGGTCTGGACCACACCCACTTTTGGTGTCTCAGTCCACAAAATATGTCTTTAAAATTCTTTACGAGAACAATGCACAATAAGTCAGAGATAAACCTGCGGACGttttggaaatgtaaaaaacacattcagttttgCTTTGAGGGGAAGTTATGTGCTGTAACCATGTCTTTACAGGTACAGGTTGGAATCACAAAAAATTAGCTGATTCAAATCACTTTGATCAGTATAATTCAAAGATTCACTCTTTTCCTAAGCTAAGCGGTCACATTGGCATTCAAGTCCACTTCAGTACAAACAACAGTAAgcaaacacactgctgtttgtACAGCCTTGACTTATCAGAGTCAGTAGTATGTTCTGTCTGTTGCAGGGCTAATTGAACCAGTAGTAGTGTTAATAGCAGTAATTGTATAATGAATAAGAAAAGTATAATGGCTACAGTGGGTACTGTGGCCTAAATTTTTGAGACCCCACAAAGAAATGAATGTTGAGATTTTCAGGTGGTCTTTGGTATTAATTGAGTTTTTTGGGACCCCCTGCTCATAAACATTGCAGGTGTTGGGGTTTGGGTCAAGTAAGAGTGATTGACAGATCCTGCCTGATGTGTCTGGACTGACATGGTGAACTATTAACCATCTGACCTACCTtacagaggcagagcagcagcaccgGTGTCACAGATGACTTGaagaacaacaggaagtgatgtagCAGAGCCAGCATGGCGGCTGTGTCTTCTGAGACggtaatgtgtgtgtaggcCAGCGTGATGTTGCAGACATGTTCAGGCAGTGCGCATATGCCATAGACcacagctaatgctaacagcGTGCAGTTTAGCTGTCGCTCCACCGCCTGGTGCTGCTGACGCTTCTGATTGGAGGAGCGGTCGTCCTGGTTACGCTGCTTTTGGGCGGAGCTGTAATCACTGTTGACGTTGCGGGTGGCGAGCTGGCAGAGGATGGTGAAGAGGACAGGGAGGCAGAAGTAGCAGCCGAAACACCACCACATACGCCCCTGAAACAAAGACAGGTAGACAGTACAGAAGTAATCTGATTACATGACATGGAAACACAATCATACTTGGTGGTGTGTGATAATATTTAAGCTCCTTTATTAATGGAAGATTGACTTTTTTTGTAATGCTTTTTGGTGGTACTTTGCTGTACTAACCCAGTAAAGACCCAGTTTTGCGTAGCTTCATTAGACTTTTTGTGCTTTGCAAAAAGAGATGAAAGACAGTAAGGCTGAGTAATTAACTGGAAAAGTCTCCTAACCAACATCTAGAAGCTCTCATCCACAATGGTACTTTTGCTGTTTACTCCTGGCGTCTAGACAACCCTAAAACGTatggaaactctgctggactcattttagtttgaaaagtcCAGGGTTGAATTGTAGTCTGGACCGGCTGAAAATGAGACTTTTAGAAACAATGCAGCAGTCTGATCCAATGGTCACTTGTTCACTAAATTCCATCCAAATGTATCCTGCTTGTCCAGGATCAAACAATGCTGATCTGACCACTAACCAGGTTTATTCAGGATGAACCATCAAGAGTTTGAGGTACAAGAAGGATGCTTGTGACGGAAGATCACCAGTTCAATCCCTACATCGGTCACAAACCTCCCTCTCTTAATGTTAGGCCACCACTGCCCCCAACATGGTGCATATTGACGTTTTAACATGCATCATCACCCTAAAGGTGTAAACAAGTAGTGGTATAGTTAGATGGACAGAGCAGAGACTCACCTGGTGATACCTGAGCAGCAGGGAGTGGAGGGAGTCAGGTAGGTAGAGGgacaggggagaggagggggtgatGGTGCAGGAGTCCACCAGCCGGCCGGTGGAGGGGGACACAGCCTGGCTGAGCTGCCACAGGAAGATCTCGGGGCTGGACAGCAGCAGAGCGGCGagccacaccagcagcagcttcagcagcaccGAGCGGCAGCGCTCCACCCGCCGGGCCTTCGGCTGGGATGAGGAGGTGGCGGCGTGGAAACGATCGATACCCAGAGCGCACAGGGTGAAGGAGGTGATGCCCAGAGACACTAtctgtggagaggaggaggagaacataCATCTGTGAGTaaagctgtttttcagtttcatcaaaTAGTTTCTCAAAGTGAAAAACCTTTGCAGAAAATTGAAAATCCAAAGCTGTAATTTCCTCAGAGCACTAAACTGATTACTATGATTCAACAATTTAATGTTTTAGGTAAATCCTCTTATTCTCCTGTCTGTGAAAATGAGATGCTCAGATGGCTCAGCCTCATGTCAGAGTTCAGTGCAGGGCTGGAATCAGGAtgtgtttagcttagcttagcttagtttagcataatggctgaaagcagggggaaacaa
The genomic region above belongs to Seriola aureovittata isolate HTS-2021-v1 ecotype China chromosome 9, ASM2101889v1, whole genome shotgun sequence and contains:
- the LOC130175205 gene encoding G-protein coupled receptor 37-like 1, whose amino-acid sequence is MALSISLWLCLYLPLLFTDAKSVGQHDSQHDTVDKPHVKLETLWTTKQLKAREDTYTQSLPLPEMLDLDVEQHRRLARGADEEEQQSTFSQSFENDSVTPPQVTEFHNVTRVPTEGGGNDDNDDDDVNLHGNTSSPNHETPGLFNPFYPLVESSYAAYAVLFLAGLVLAVGVVGNMAVMCIVWNNYYMRSAWNYLLASMAFWDFLVLVLCLPVVVLNQLSHRRILGDITCRMVPYMEIVSLGITSFTLCALGIDRFHAATSSSQPKARRVERCRSVLLKLLLVWLAALLLSSPEIFLWQLSQAVSPSTGRLVDSCTITPSSPLSLYLPDSLHSLLLRYHQGRMWWCFGCYFCLPVLFTILCQLATRNVNSDYSSAQKQRNQDDRSSNQKRQQHQAVERQLNCTLLALAVVYGICALPEHVCNITLAYTHITVSEDTAAMLALLHHFLLFFKSSVTPVLLLCLCKALGQAFMDCCCCCCQECQPNTTQGSPGSAQVKLKAANETSILFDKAKDTSAILSISS